The sequence CTCAAAGGCGCCAGGTCTCAAGATATGAAGATGAAATATATCTCAAGTCTTCTAAATGATGCAACTCCAATAGAAGGAGGCCTTATCGCAAAAATAATAACATCAAATCTTAGGCTCGGCATAGCAGATTACACCATACTTGACGCATTATCAATATCATATACAGGAACTAAAGACAACAGACCACTGCTCGAGAACGCATACAATGTATGTAGTGATTTGGGAAAAGTTGCACAGTCTGTTGCAGAAAATGGAATTTCATCATTGAAGGATTTTCAAGTTACAACGTTCAGTCCAATTCGTCCAATGCTTGCAGAACGCGTAAAGAGCCCACAAGAGGCACATGAAAAAATGGGTCCAGAGTTTGCATCAGAATACAAACTTGATGGAGAAAGAGTACAGATCCACAGACAAAATGACAAAATAATTCTGTATTCACGTAGCCTTGAGAACATTACAAGTTATTATCCAGACATTGTTGAAAATATTGGAAAGTCTCTCAAATCAAATGAAATGATATTAGAAGCAGAAATTGTTGCAATAAATGATGATACTGGAGAATTTTTGCCATTTCAAGAACTTATGCACAGAAGAAGAAAATACAAGATAGCAAAAGCAGTTCAAGAATACCCCATCACTGTAAATTTCTTTGATGTTTTATCATCAGATGGAAAGAGTTGTCTTGATTTGCCATACAGCAAGAGAAGAAAATTGCTTGAAACAAACATTGTTGAAGACTCATTTGCAAAAATTATGCCAATGACACTAGTAAGAACAGATAGCGAGGTGGAGGACAGTTTAGAAAATGCAATAAATTCAGGATGTGAGGGAATAATGCTCAAACAATTAGATTCTCCATACAGGGCAGGTGCTAGAGCAAGCAACTGGTTAAAACTAAAACGTGAATACAGAAACGAGCTTGGAGACAGCCTAGATCTTGTAATCGTAGGAGCATTTTATGGCAGAGGTAGAAGAACTGGAAGATATGGAGCATTATTGCTTTCTGCATATGATGAACAGACAGATACGTTTCCAAGCATATGCAAGGTTGGCACAGGGTTTACAGATGAAGGATTGGATCAAATTTATCAAATTCTTTCAGATAAAATAACCATAAAAAAAGACCGGAGAATTGAAAGCGGTCTTGAGGCAGATGTTTGGTTTGAACCGGAGGTAGTAATAGAAATAGTGGCATCCGAGATAACACTCAGTCCAATCCACAAAGTTGCGATGGATAAAATTAGAAAAGGTAGCGGACTTGCTCTTAGATTCCCAAAATTTACAGGAAGAATAAGATTTGAGAAGACATCAGAGAATGCAACCACCATTGACGAAGTGACTACCTTGTACAGCAGTCAGAAACGAGTAGTACAGGAAGAAAAATAGTAGGTAAAAAATTGATTTGAAGATTTACGCAAGGATTATTAGCCACAGGCATAGTCTAAAATTTCTAGATGTATAGCGGAGAACTTGAAGTTCAGGCAAAGAGAAAGGCCCTTGCCGTTTTACAAGACGAGATAAACCGAATTCTCAATGCAGTAAGAGATCTATCAGTGCTGCCAAGTTTGATAATCAAAGCAGACAAGTCTGAGATAAAACAGCTCCTAGAGAGAATAAAGAACACGGAGGATGAAGTAGAGGCCCTACGAAGAAAGATAACAAGAGAGATTTCCGATGTAGGCGGCCTCATGATGAACAGAGAGAATCTATTGAATTCAGCATACACCATGGATGAGATTGCAGGATACATCACAGGAATTGCATTCAAACTCTCAAACATCAAATCGGCCACACTCAAAAAAGAAAAACTTGACAAAGATCTAACAGAGCTTATCGAATTAGCAGTAGACCAAATTCATAAAATCAATGAGATAATCAGAGCCCTTGCAAGCAACAATAGTACAGTAGCAATAGATCTTGCCCACGAGGCACAGAAAATCGAGAGACAAGTGGATGACAAATACAGAGCATTGAGCATAAGAGTACTTGATGAGACAACAGCAACCAAAGAATTGCTTCTTCTCAAAGATGCAGTAGAAGGGATAGAGGAGATGTCTGACAAAGTATTACAAGTATCAGACTCGTTTATCTTACTAGCACTCAGCCTTTAAGATTTAAGACATATTCTTATTTTTTCAACATACAATTGTAAACACTAAAATCATTTACCGTTAAACACAAACACAACTTGAAAGGAGAATTACTTGAGAACAGAATAATTGTAAAAAACATAGATGATTCACGTCAGCTTTTTGTTTCAGGATATTACGGAAAACCAATAGGAATAACAAAACCAAAACCTGAAGAGATAAACGTTCCATTAATTTTGGATCTGATTGAAGGATATTATCTACAAGAAAAATCAAGATTGAGAATTTTTCAATCTAAGAGACAAATAATGTCAAAAGAGCTTCTCGAAATATGCAGAAGAGAATATCACAACTTTGATAAAAAATATACAGTGTACAAAGACTTTAGAGATAAAGGATACATTGTAAATCCAGGAATCAAGTTTGGATGTGATTTTGCAGTATATCAAAAAGGTCCAGGAATTGATCATGCACCATATTTGTTGCAAGTGTACAATTCAACAGACACAATATCAGCAACAAGCATAGTATTAGCAGGAAGACTTGCTACAACAGTAAGAAAACAATTCATTTTAGCAATACCAAAGGGCAACAAAGTTGATTGTTTAGCTTTGGACTGGTGGAGAGCGTAATTTACTTTTAATGTGATATGCTATCCTATCATATACTGCAAACAATTCTTTTGTAATAGAAAATTCATATCTATCTTTCCATCCTCCATGAATACGTACACCCCCATTAGTCGGTTCTACAAATATCTCTGCGTCTTTATACGAAAGCCTTGTCATCAAAGTACTAAGTTCATTATCAGAACTCAGAGTATCTGCAAGTTCTCCGCCTGACCATTTTACTCCAGTCACTTTTTTTGTTGCAAAATGACCTTTTGTTTGAGGATTAGATTTAGCAAGGAAACTTTCATCGGGAAGATCATGTTCTGTTTTGACTATAAAGTGAGCCTGGAATCTATCTTGTGCGCCCCATGGCATCGGATTTAGATCTTGTGTCATATCTTTAGCCCTTTTGTATTATCTGTACAACGTCGATATTAGAACTCTTTAGTTGTATGGTACCATGATTTGTCACCATAGCAGGAGTATGAGTATAATGTCTAGAGTAGTAATTTCCTTTTTCCACATCATCAGTGTCAATTTGCTTGGTTTGTGCATCAATGCCGATCTTTTTCAATGATTTGCAGAATTCATCATTCTTATTTATTGGATTAAAAGTATCAGATTCTGAATCGTGCATGGTCTGACTTTACCAAGCCCACAAATAAATATGTCTGTGATATCACTGACCAAATTTGTAAGCGCAAATATCAAGAATTATCAAACCAGCGTAATCGATTAAATAATCCACAATAATCTCAGACACTGTCCATGTTAAAGTTCCAGAATAAAATAGTTGTAATAACAGGAAGTGGAACAGGGATAGGAAAAGCAATTGCCATAAAGTTTGCAGAAAATGGCGCAAACATAGTCATACTAGGCAGAAGAAAAGAACCACTTGAAGAAGCTGCAAAAGAACTGGAACAAGTAATTTCCAGAGTTAAGAGTAATGCATTTGTAAAAATTTTCCCAGGTGTAGATGTAAGTGATGAGGAAGGAGTTTCAAAGATGTTTGAGGACCTCAAAAAAACCCATGGTGCAGTAGATGTAGTAGTAAACAATGCAGGAGTATCAGGTCCAGTTACATGCTTTGCAAATGCCCCCATGTCAGAATTTAGAAGCACCGTAGGAATTCATCTCACAGGTACATTTTGGACCTCATCGCAAGCAATCAAGACCATGAAACCAGGTTCAAAGATCGTAACAATATCAACATTCTTTACTGAAGAAAGACCATACGAACAAAGACCATATAGATTCCGCAGTCCATATACTGCATCCCAAGGCGCAAAGAATCGACTTGCAGAAGCAATGTCATGGGAAATCACAGATAAAGGAATAATATCAATAGCCACAAATCCGGGACCAGTTCATTCTGACAGGATTTACAAGACAGTATATCCAAAAGCTGCTGCAGAATTTATGAGAGTCAGCGGTTTTGAAAGTCTTACTCCAGAAGAAGTAGAATCAGTAAATGCAGACATCCTTCCCTTGTTGGGTGAAAACGACACTATAGTTAAAGAGGGAATTGCAAAAGCAGCATCAAAACTTTCACAGTCAAAATCAATCACAGCAGAAGCAGACATACAGAAACTAAATGTAACAATCTCAGCACTGCTTGCAAAGATACAAAGCATTGCAGAAAAGGTTCAAAATAACACAAGTAAAATGATTGCAGATGAACAATTTCTCACACAACAACAAGTTGCAGAAACTGTTTTGATGTTAAGTGATGATAACATATCAAAGATTCTAAACGGAAAAGTCATACCAGGTGACAGAGTGTTTTACCCAGTTAAACCACATATTTCGTGTTCAATACCAGACACTCAAACAAACTTTAGTTCAAAGATAACAGTATTTGCATTAGATGCAACCGATGAAGCAGATGTTGCAAGAACTGAGTTTCTCGCACAGAAAATTGAAAGTGCCGGAGGGAAAACAGTCATACTCATTTCAAAGACAAGCCCCAAGATTGCAGAAGAGAAATTATCGAAATTTCATTCACATGTAATGGATTTGACAAATCAAGAAAATGTGAAAAGAATGCTAAATACAGCTACTCAAAAGGTAGGCCCAATAGGAAATATAATTTACATAACAGGAAAAGTTCCACAGACAAGCAAATTGGTAGACCTGACAAGAAGTCAGTGGGACAACCTAGTAGATAAATTCATCAACACACCTGCCATATTTTTACAGGAATCCTTAGGCATGTTTGTCCCAGGAGGAGCCAAGAATCCACCATTATTCAAAAACAAAGAGGGCACCATGATAATAATAGGACCAGATATGCCGTCAGGAGGAAAGGTTTCAGGTGCAGATAGAGCAAGAGTCGAAGTATTTAGAGGAGCATTAAGACCATTTGCCACCACTGTAAATCAAGAGTTGAGCGATGTGCTAAAATCAAAACTCAGAGCATATTTGATTTTGCCTGGTAGCGTAGACGGTACAGAACCAAATAATGAAAATGTCATGAGGGCAATCAACTATCTTACATCTGGAAAAGCAGTAAACAATGCAGAGATAATCTACTATCCAGATGAAGCAAGAACTTGATGAAGAAATTTTCTCAGATAGACATAGGTGCAGAATTTTACGCAGAAGTTGTCATAAGTGCATCAGATCTTGATGCATATTTGACATTTTCAAGAATTAAAAATATAGTATATGAAAATGCAAAACCATCAGAACAAGAAAAAAAGATGGTATCAGGAAGAGCAATACTGTCAAGAATAGAAGGAGAATTTACAAGATTAGAGGAGATGTACGGTAATCTTTTGATTTTCTATGGAATAGACGGAGACCCAAATTGGAACAACAGGCAGACAAGATTTCTAAAGCCAGTTTATACTGGAGACATATTAAAAGTGAAATATAAGATTTCAGAGAAACGAGAACTTGATGATCAGTTTGGACTGCTGGGAGTAGATTTTGAAGCTGTCAATCAAGATAACAAAGCAGTAGTAATTTCAAACAGAAACCTGTATAGAATTAAAAAGGACCCGCCAATGCATCAAGAACCAACTTGAGTGCAGATACACCAAGTATAACAGTCACAAACAATCGTAGTCTTCTCTCATTAACACGCGTAGACAACTTACTTCCCACCAAACCACCAAGAAATGATCCTATTGAAAGCATCCCGGCCTCAAAATAGTTAGGATGTCCCATAAGAGAATGCACTATCATTCCAGATGCTGCAGTAAACATCAAAATGAATTGAGATGTGGGTGCGGCAAGTTTCATGGACAACCCAATTGCAATCACCATCAAAGGTACAAACACAGTTCCCCCTCCAATTCCAAACAGGCTTGATACTATACCTCCAAAAAAGCTCGCACCAGCAGAAAGCAACATTACCTGTTTTGATAAATTATACTCCCGTGATTCCATTTTTCTTCTCATGTAGATGTACACTCCCGATGCAATCAGGACAGCTCCAAACAACAATTTGAACACAGGTGGCGAAACTATGTCAGAGGCATATGCTCCAACAATAGTTCCAGGTATTGACAACAGTGCAAGTTTTATTCCAAGCGAATACACAATTCTTTTTTGTTTTGCATAGGAGACAGATGAGGCAATGGAATTACTAAAAGCTGCAAACAAACTATTACTTGCAGCAAGAGTGGGAGAGAATCCAAAAAATGTAAGTACTGGTACAACTACAAAACCTCCTCCAAGTCCAATCATGGAACCAATTACACCAGCTACAAAACCAAGCGGTAATAACCACCAATACTCTAGCAATTACACCACCAAAAGAATACACCACAGATTAAAGAGTCACGTCAACCTTCGTAAACCAAGATATTGAGTTAATTACTTGGAAACAAGAAGTTTCCACAGATATCCACTCGTATTTGTGCTAAGTTCTATTTCAAAGTGTTTTCCTCCAAGTGCTACAGCATGGGTTGTGCTATCTGGCTGTTTGCCATTTAGATGGAAATCTCTTAATGCATCAACCATTGCCGATAAGGTAGGATATCCACCTGGACGTTCTTTATCCCAGCATTGACATATAGTGCTGTTTAGGACTACACTAAATACAGTTTTCACATCGTCATAGTTTGACATTACAGGATTTGATTCTAATGCCACTACTACAAGTCCAGGCACTTCAGGAGAGCCAACCATAGTGATATCACCCAAATTTCCTTGTTTACCTGTAAGTACAGTAGAGGTACAATAAGTCACAAGCGCTTGTTTTGCAGGATCAGTAAGAAAGTTACAATATTGTGAAACGTCAGACTTGCTACTTAGGCGTATTGGTTTTGTCATGTTGATATGATGTAAAGCAAGGGTAGTACGCAGATCAGAGTTTTCTTCATCATACGAGAAATCAAGAAAAGCCACTTGATTTTTTTGAGGATTGTTCTGTCCAGTCATTGGAAGTATAAATTGAACAGTAATAATTACAGCTGTAACTATAGCCAAACCAGCTAGTCCTGCATACAGATACTTTGATTTCACGTGATGGTTTTCTTTAGTGCTTTAATAAAGTAATCTCAGGATTGGTCAATCTTAATTAATACCAAAATATGTTCTGTGAATGTTGCGAATAATACTATCAGGCTTTGGAGTTGTTGGACAAAGTTTTGCAAAACTTTTACTTTCTAGATCAGAAGATCTTTATGCAAAGCACGGATTAAAACCAAGAATTGTTGGAGTATTTGATTCAAAAGGATCTGCTGCGTCTTCTGCAGGTCTTGATCTAAATAGATTGTTAGAAGTCAAGAAAAAATATGGAAACATACGAAAATATCACAACAAGGAAAAAGATGCCAACGGATTAGACATGATTAATGGTATGGATGCAGAAGTATTGATTGAGACTACTCCGAGTAATTACAAGGATGCAGAACCAGGTATGTCACATATTGTAGCGGCCATGAAAAAAGGATTACATGTAATTACAGTAAACAAAGGACCGCTGGCACTTGCTTTTCCATCACTAATAGAACTTGCGGCATACAATCAAGTCCAGTTGAAATTCAGTGGAACAGTTGGTGGAGGAACCCCCATCCTAGATTATGCAAAAAACAGTCTAAGAGGTGAAAGAATAGTTTCTTTTCAAGGGATACTAAACGGTACAACCAATTACATACTAACAAACATGGCTACTGGACTTACTTTCAAAGAAGCCCTTACAGATGCCAAGAAAAAAGGATATGTCGAAGCAGATGAATCTCTAGATATTGATGGATTTGATGCAGCTGCCAAGCTTGTCATACTTGCCAACTGGATAATGGACATGAAAGTTACCATGAAAGACATTAACAGAACTGGAATTCGAGATGTTACCACATCAGACATCAAAAAAGCTGCATCTCACAATTGTGCTGTGAAGCTAGTTGCGTCTTGTGATAGAGATCTCATAGTATCTCCCAGAGAAATACCAATTGATGATCCAATGTGTGTCAACGGTACTTTGAATGCAATAACATTCAATTCAGAGCATTCAGGTCAGCAGACAATAACAGGCCGAGGAGCTGGAGGAATAGAGACAGCAAGTTCTATTTTACGTGATTTGTTAGACATAAAACAGGAAATGTCAAGAATTGAAATCGCATAATATATCCAAAAGCGACATATCGCTAATCATAGACAAGATGACTGAACAATGGCATATTGAGATTCCAAAGACAAAGACATTGGTAATGCACGAGATGGATGATAATTCGAATCTGATAAAAGGGGACAACATAACTGCAATACAAATTGGAGATTCTTACATACCATTTCTTTCAGAGACCGAATTATTAGAAAAATTTCCCAAAGCAACTGTTGATACTGGTGCCATAAAGTTCGTATGCAATGGAGCCAACGTTATGCGACCAGGAATTAAAAAATTTACAGAATTTCAGAAAGACGACATCATATGCGTCATAGAAGAAACACACAACAAATTCCTTGCAGTTGGAAAAGCACTAGTGTCAAGCAACGAGATGCAAGAAATGACAAAAGGCGAGGTTGTAAAAAATCTTCATTACATATCAGACAAATACTGGGAAGCTGCCAAGCTGATAAAGAAATAGTTAGCTTTCAGTAAATTCTCTTGTTCCGTTCTTGTCTACAACCAACACATCAATCCCATCACCGCTGGCATTGTCTCTCATGATAGCAGATTTTATTGATTTGATTGCAAGTTTTACTGCATCTTTTTCATTCATTTTTGGTTTGAATTCTTGATCTAGTACTCCAAGTGCCATCTCAGCACCTGTTCCCACAGAAGCATAATCATCAGGTAAAACAGAGCCTAGTGGATCTAGAGTATAGATTACAGGCTCTCCATCTACCCCGCCAACTATGACCTGAGTCAGCAAAGGATAGTATCTTCTTTCATACATTAAACTAGACATCATTTTTGCCACAGAGTTTGGAGGAATTTCACGTTTGAGTTCCATTTTTCTTATCTTTGTCATGGCCCTCATCTGCATTGCCAGAACTTGCATATCTGCAACCATTCCTGCACAGCATGCACCAACAAAGTCAGTAATCTTGAATGTTTTTTTAGTAGTCTTGCTTACTACAAAATTTCCATATGATATTCTTCTTTCACTGGCCATAACTACGCCACCGTCGTATGTAATCCCGACTGCAGTGGCTCCTGGCATGTACATATAAGCCATGTTTGAATTGCAAAATGAGCACAATAAAGGCCTTTCTGTATTACTAGTCACGGATCAAGATAAGAAATTAATCATTATTTGCCCACTAGAAGACCTAGACTAGAGCAAAATTTCTAATTATTTTACACATACACTTGGTTGTTTTTTTCAACAGATCGATTCGTGCAAATTCGTTTGGAGAATGAATTCTTGCAAATACGTAGGTACTTCCCACTGCAATGCACGGAGAATGCAAGAATTTGACAAATGAAAACATCGGACCTGTTCCTGCAGAAGAAACGCTTAGAATCGATTTTCCAAATGACTCATCAGCAGCATTTTTTACAGTCCGTACAAAAGGATCTGACATACTAGTCCTAGCGGCAGCCTCGCCATGGATCATGATTACTTTGATGTCATCAAATCCATTTTCTTTGAGGTGTTTTTTCAGTCTAGCTAGTTGTTTATGTGGATCCATATTTGGCACAAGACGAAAATCAATCTTTACAAGTGCTTTTGATGGCAAGACAGTTTTTGCACCCGGTCCTTCATAACCTGATGTAAATCCAGCTATGTTGCACGTGGGATCACCTACAAGCGCTTTTTTAATTTGCAGACCAGTTTTATTTCCTACAAACTTTCTAATCCTATATTCTTTCTTGAAAGATACACTATCAAATGGTTCTTTTGAGATTGTTTGAATATCTTGTTTTGTGAATTTGACTACATCTTTGTACCAATCTTTTATCAGTATAGTTCCATCCTCATCACGAAGTGTTTTTAGTGCTTCAACAAGCCTCCAGGCAGGATTTTCTATCAGCACTGCAAGACTAGAATGAGCGTCACGAATAGATTCCATTTTTGAGAGTTCCACATACAACAAGCCCTTCATTCCGAGACTGATTATAGGTCTGTCTTTTTCATCAACATATCCAAATTCCCAGATTACTGCATCACACGACAATTTTTTTTGGTATTTTTTTAAATAATCTTCAATATGGACACTTCCAATTTCTTCTTCACCTTCTATGAAAAATTTGATATTGCATGGTACATCCCCAGTGGTTTTCAAGAATGCTTCAACTGCTTTTATTCGAGTTATCAATTCACCCTTGTCGTCAGCAGAACCTCTACCAAAAATCTTGTTACCTTTTATTTTTCCGCTAAATGGTTTGTCATCCCACAGTTCAAGTGGCTCTTCAGGTTGAACATCATAATGATTGTAAAATAACAAGGTTTTGTTTGGGTTTTGTTTTGATTTGATTCCACCATATATTGCTGGAGGAATTCCTTTTTTTACATAAAGTAACTCTGCGTGTATTCCTGAATTTTTCATCATATTTACAATCAATCTCGAGCATTCCTCCAGCCCAAGATTTTTTGCAGAGACACTGGGTTGTCGTATCAGTTTTTGTAAATCAGAAATTAGGCTTGAGAAATTTTTATCAATGTATTTTTCTTGCATTATTTTCTCACTTTATCAAATGGTTTGATTGCAGATGGTATAAAATCCAACAGATCAGTTGCCACAATGTGTAAACCATATTTTTTCTGTGCAAAAAGTCCAGCCTTCCCATTAACATATGCTGCTGCTGCTGCTGCCTGTACAGGGTTTTTGTTTTTTGAAAGCATTGCTGCTACAACACCCGATAGTACATCACCGGTACCACCCACAGTCATGGCTGCAATATTTTTCGGATTCAAGTATGTGATTTTACCATCAGATACAATATCTATCGGGCCCTTTAGCAATATTGTAACATCATACTCTTTTGCATATTTTTCCACCATCAAAGATCTCTGTTTT comes from Candidatus Nitrosotalea sinensis and encodes:
- a CDS encoding sulfite exporter TauE/SafE family protein, coding for MLEYWWLLPLGFVAGVIGSMIGLGGGFVVVPVLTFFGFSPTLAASNSLFAAFSNSIASSVSYAKQKRIVYSLGIKLALLSIPGTIVGAYASDIVSPPVFKLLFGAVLIASGVYIYMRRKMESREYNLSKQVMLLSAGASFFGGIVSSLFGIGGGTVFVPLMVIAIGLSMKLAAPTSQFILMFTAASGMIVHSLMGHPNYFEAGMLSIGSFLGGLVGSKLSTRVNERRLRLFVTVILGVSALKLVLDALAGPF
- a CDS encoding proteasome subunit beta — encoded protein: MPGATAVGITYDGGVVMASERRISYGNFVVSKTTKKTFKITDFVGACCAGMVADMQVLAMQMRAMTKIRKMELKREIPPNSVAKMMSSLMYERRYYPLLTQVIVGGVDGEPVIYTLDPLGSVLPDDYASVGTGAEMALGVLDQEFKPKMNEKDAVKLAIKSIKSAIMRDNASGDGIDVLVVDKNGTREFTES
- the endA gene encoding tRNA-intron lyase, which translates into the protein MKGELLENRIIVKNIDDSRQLFVSGYYGKPIGITKPKPEEINVPLILDLIEGYYLQEKSRLRIFQSKRQIMSKELLEICRREYHNFDKKYTVYKDFRDKGYIVNPGIKFGCDFAVYQKGPGIDHAPYLLQVYNSTDTISATSIVLAGRLATTVRKQFILAIPKGNKVDCLALDWWRA
- a CDS encoding ATP-dependent DNA ligase; its protein translation is MKFSLVADTLSYMENTTKRLELTQHLVDLFKITPPNVIPKVIYLLQGKLRPDHEGVEIGIAEKIAIKALAKSSGIPIKKIDSEYKEAGDFGQVASKILKQKTQTTFLSQNITVERVYDTLYKIAELKGARSQDMKMKYISSLLNDATPIEGGLIAKIITSNLRLGIADYTILDALSISYTGTKDNRPLLENAYNVCSDLGKVAQSVAENGISSLKDFQVTTFSPIRPMLAERVKSPQEAHEKMGPEFASEYKLDGERVQIHRQNDKIILYSRSLENITSYYPDIVENIGKSLKSNEMILEAEIVAINDDTGEFLPFQELMHRRRKYKIAKAVQEYPITVNFFDVLSSDGKSCLDLPYSKRRKLLETNIVEDSFAKIMPMTLVRTDSEVEDSLENAINSGCEGIMLKQLDSPYRAGARASNWLKLKREYRNELGDSLDLVIVGAFYGRGRRTGRYGALLLSAYDEQTDTFPSICKVGTGFTDEGLDQIYQILSDKITIKKDRRIESGLEADVWFEPEVVIEIVASEITLSPIHKVAMDKIRKGSGLALRFPKFTGRIRFEKTSENATTIDEVTTLYSSQKRVVQEEK
- a CDS encoding SDR family NAD(P)-dependent oxidoreductase, producing MLKFQNKIVVITGSGTGIGKAIAIKFAENGANIVILGRRKEPLEEAAKELEQVISRVKSNAFVKIFPGVDVSDEEGVSKMFEDLKKTHGAVDVVVNNAGVSGPVTCFANAPMSEFRSTVGIHLTGTFWTSSQAIKTMKPGSKIVTISTFFTEERPYEQRPYRFRSPYTASQGAKNRLAEAMSWEITDKGIISIATNPGPVHSDRIYKTVYPKAAAEFMRVSGFESLTPEEVESVNADILPLLGENDTIVKEGIAKAASKLSQSKSITAEADIQKLNVTISALLAKIQSIAEKVQNNTSKMIADEQFLTQQQVAETVLMLSDDNISKILNGKVIPGDRVFYPVKPHISCSIPDTQTNFSSKITVFALDATDEADVARTEFLAQKIESAGGKTVILISKTSPKIAEEKLSKFHSHVMDLTNQENVKRMLNTATQKVGPIGNIIYITGKVPQTSKLVDLTRSQWDNLVDKFINTPAIFLQESLGMFVPGGAKNPPLFKNKEGTMIIIGPDMPSGGKVSGADRARVEVFRGALRPFATTVNQELSDVLKSKLRAYLILPGSVDGTEPNNENVMRAINYLTSGKAVNNAEIIYYPDEART
- a CDS encoding DUF47 domain-containing protein; translated protein: MYSGELEVQAKRKALAVLQDEINRILNAVRDLSVLPSLIIKADKSEIKQLLERIKNTEDEVEALRRKITREISDVGGLMMNRENLLNSAYTMDEIAGYITGIAFKLSNIKSATLKKEKLDKDLTELIELAVDQIHKINEIIRALASNNSTVAIDLAHEAQKIERQVDDKYRALSIRVLDETTATKELLLLKDAVEGIEEMSDKVLQVSDSFILLALSL
- a CDS encoding homoserine dehydrogenase, yielding MRIILSGFGVVGQSFAKLLLSRSEDLYAKHGLKPRIVGVFDSKGSAASSAGLDLNRLLEVKKKYGNIRKYHNKEKDANGLDMINGMDAEVLIETTPSNYKDAEPGMSHIVAAMKKGLHVITVNKGPLALAFPSLIELAAYNQVQLKFSGTVGGGTPILDYAKNSLRGERIVSFQGILNGTTNYILTNMATGLTFKEALTDAKKKGYVEADESLDIDGFDAAAKLVILANWIMDMKVTMKDINRTGIRDVTTSDIKKAASHNCAVKLVASCDRDLIVSPREIPIDDPMCVNGTLNAITFNSEHSGQQTITGRGAGGIETASSILRDLLDIKQEMSRIEIA
- a CDS encoding M20/M25/M40 family metallo-hydrolase, whose product is MQEKYIDKNFSSLISDLQKLIRQPSVSAKNLGLEECSRLIVNMMKNSGIHAELLYVKKGIPPAIYGGIKSKQNPNKTLLFYNHYDVQPEEPLELWDDKPFSGKIKGNKIFGRGSADDKGELITRIKAVEAFLKTTGDVPCNIKFFIEGEEEIGSVHIEDYLKKYQKKLSCDAVIWEFGYVDEKDRPIISLGMKGLLYVELSKMESIRDAHSSLAVLIENPAWRLVEALKTLRDEDGTILIKDWYKDVVKFTKQDIQTISKEPFDSVSFKKEYRIRKFVGNKTGLQIKKALVGDPTCNIAGFTSGYEGPGAKTVLPSKALVKIDFRLVPNMDPHKQLARLKKHLKENGFDDIKVIMIHGEAAARTSMSDPFVRTVKNAADESFGKSILSVSSAGTGPMFSFVKFLHSPCIAVGSTYVFARIHSPNEFARIDLLKKTTKCMCKIIRNFALV
- a CDS encoding PUA domain-containing protein; protein product: MKSHNISKSDISLIIDKMTEQWHIEIPKTKTLVMHEMDDNSNLIKGDNITAIQIGDSYIPFLSETELLEKFPKATVDTGAIKFVCNGANVMRPGIKKFTEFQKDDIICVIEETHNKFLAVGKALVSSNEMQEMTKGEVVKNLHYISDKYWEAAKLIKK